Sequence from the Zeugodacus cucurbitae isolate PBARC_wt_2022May chromosome 5, idZeuCucr1.2, whole genome shotgun sequence genome:
GAGTGAAACTAATGCACCAGATGAATTGGATGAGCTGCTGAATTTGGCTACGGCTGCTGTTACAAAAGTGGATATAAGTGGTGGTAGTGGTGCTGGCGCAGAGAATGAAGCAGCGCCTATACAGAAAGGAAATGAGAACGTTGACGCAAATAAGGATGATATACAGGAGTGGTTAGATAATGTGCTGGAGGAGTAATGCAAAAGTGAGCGTAGTAGATAGTTGTTTGCAATCTGGTTATTATAGatgattattttaataaatgcgCTGTTAAGATTTGGAATTGAAAACGTACTTACATTGAATGCAAATTTTATGTCCGCTTTTCAATTTTACATAGCTTTAACACATGTACTTCCGGCGGGTAGTTACAATTCCAACGACGCAATACTAGACTCACTTCGCGTGTTACACAGATTAATTATGTACACAATTagattaaatgtattaaaataaatgcaactaattaaatttaacttatttacaCTGTTTAATTCACGCTAATAAactattaattacaatttttaatcgAGAAAGAATTTTGGCTTTGGAATACAAGCACAGTTATCCAATGTCAAAAATACCCGCCATTAACGCTTTGCTTATACATATACTGTTCACAATagcagaaatattaaaaaaaaagattttaatcaaaattttagttCATGTGGCAACACCAAACAGCTGTCAACGTTTCGCAGAACGTGTCTTTGTTTTTCTTCGCACTATTCTCGTGCATTTCACCAATTGTGACTAATTGTGAAATTTCGTTTATTGCTAATTCAGagttaattttgatattatttaggAATTGGAATCATTGTAAGCAACTAACAAAATCAATATGTCAACTTATACATGCATAAATTGCTGTGTAAAATTCGCCTCTGCGGAATTACAACGAGATCATTACAAAACTGATTGGCATCGGTTCAATCTGAAACGTCGTGTTGCAGAATTGCCTGCAGTAAGTGCTGAAGAATTCCAGGGACGTGTGTTGCGTATGCGGCAAGAAAAGGCTATAGAGGAGGAGGAGAGTCAAATGAGCTTCTATTGCAATGCCTGTCGCAAACAGTTTGGCAATCAGAAGGCACACGACAATCACCTGAACAGCAAAAAGCACAAAGAAAATCTATTGCGTTTCGAAAAAGAGCACACAGGCGAAAGTGTGGAAGTGTCGAAAAAGAGTgtagtacaacaaaaaccacaTCCAGCGTTAGCGGCAGCAGCACAAGGCAAGGGTAGATTTGCATTGCAGAAGCAACAACAGAAAGAAGACGAGGAGGATGCGTATGAAGATATGGATGATGATGACGAAGACTATGAAGTTGTGGATGATGAGGAGgaggtattaactcgaaactatttaaatattatttgcgtatatgtttaaaattttttgattatttttttaatttattgtagaGCGTGCAAATTGATTCAGATGAATGGGAGCAACTGCCAGAAAATCCGCTGAGTGAAAAGGACTGCCTCTTCTGCACACACGTCAGCGAAGATATGGTTGAGAATTTAAAACACATGTCCATTGCGCACTCATTCTTCATACCCGATGCAGAATTCTGCACTGACTTGGAAGGACTGCTCAACTATTTGGGTGAAAAAGTGGCAAATTACTTCATATGCCTGTGGTGCAATGATCGCGGTAAAACATTCTACACACTCGATGCGGTACGCAAACACATGCTAGACAAAGGACACTGCCAAATGTTGCACGAAGGTCTAGCCTTAGCGGAATATGCAGAGTACTATGATTATAGCTCAAGTTATCCCGATCACGTAAGtgtgcataaaaaataaagtatttaactTGGATTAATATGCACTTTTCAATTTCCCACAATAGCAAGAAGGCATGGACGTCGATGAGGAAGTTGTACCCGATCTGCTTGACGGCGATGAATATCAACTGGTTTTGCCCTCCGGCGCCGTAATTGGTCATCGTTCACTGCTGCGCTACTACAAACAACGACTTAATCCACATCGCGCGCTTGTGCCCAAGAAATCGGATCGTCGCCTGCATAAGGTGCTCAGCGAATATCGCGCTTTGGGCTGGAGtaatatgcaacaacaagctGCTGCACGTAAGGCGCGCGATTTGCACGTCATGAAGCGCGTACAAgcgaaatggcagatgaaactTGGCTGCAGAGCGAACAAATTCCAGAAACATTATCGCGCGCAAGTGATGTTCTAAGCGTATAATGGAAATTAACTTAACATTTGTGGTTTTTGCTTGCAAGTGTTTGTGtttgaaaattgtaatatttgcaaatcaaaaagtgtaaaataaaaaaattaaaatatttttttaaattgtgctGTGCTTCAATACGCTAAAGCCCTTGCAATGGAcggttgtacatatatatttgtggacAGCATCCATTATCTTTTagtgtataataataaataacgtTTTAAAGCTATTCGTAactgtattttcttttaatgtgtttgtaaattttatacCCGCTATCCATTTACCGTAAAACTACGGTATTTTCCGTGttcgaaatatgaaataaaactgCAGTGgaactgttaatttttttttggacttaTCATAtatcatatttgtatatttcttatgaaatatatacatacatatgtatgcatgtatatatctatatgtgtgTGATATAGGcattgcaattaaatatttagtatttatatattatatgtagagATTTTTGCGCACGTAAacgtagttgttttttttttgtatttttttttaatatatattattgtttaaactctgcttgttgctgctattgttatGCTACAAGGGCATTTTTCATTTCCTATACTGTCTTAACaaactaaaaatttgtttattgttaaaTTGCGAGAAAAAtggtattcatatgtatgtttgtatgtatgtaaatgactacactaaaatacaaagtaaagtaGTGTCGATTGgctgagcaaaaacaaaaaaaaaaaaaatatgaaataacaaaaaatgcgaGAAAAATAGGACGAACGTTGTTGCATTTACAATTTtacagcgcaaaaaaaaacaaaataattataataatattattatgaaatacAAATAGACTAAATAGAATTACAActagatattatattatttagttaatctgttttttgttgttgtgaacaaATTAAGTTTAACGTTACGATACATCGTATACGTGCTGTTTTACGTTATATAACCGTTGTAGGCAGGCAGGCAAcaaaataactgtatttattataaatttaaattacaactaATTAAAGGTAGTTCAATTGGAacgcattgtataaaaaaacaaattttgttccATAATCTGTATAGAAATTTTTGCTGCCGGCAGTTGTTAGCACAATTTCATACGTGCAccaaagatatatttttttgtttatgttttttttttaactatgtaGGGTAGGTTTATGGTACACTTGTAAGTAAGCGCCTGGCTTGATTTGCTGGTGTTTAGTTTTGTGGAAGGTATGTGGTTTTTGTAAACACGTTAGATACAACAGTTTGTATGAATAATTGTTGGCGGACTGTAAAATACGCATTTTAACGCTGTTTTTTTAAGTGGAttgcatgtgtatatatatatatagttcctgTTACTCCTGCAAGGAGCATAGGGCCACATGTGTAAACCGTTAAAAAGTACTATGCAATAATACGAAGTTCTTTTAGATAGGctgtttagaaaaaaaaattgaatttttttgtggaacgCATGTGGATCGTATTACAAAATACTCATAGATATTTTGTATGCATTAAACCACTGtagaaacttaattttaaagtttcaaACTGTATCAAATCCGTTAAAAAGCGTGTGGAACATTATTCATTTACAATAAATTGTTACACGATACTGCTTTTTGATTTTGGACAAGTTCGACAATTTTAGGAATATCTACTGTGTTTTATATTCCCTcgcgtattttgtatttaatgcaTACTGACAACTTGTTTTACTATAGACAAGTTCCAATTATGtattactgtcaaaatatgcAATTGTAACTATGTTGAtttaatgaaaacaagtaaATTCATACCTTATTTTTGACGAAATTTAACCAAAATTGCTGTAACTTTTGCACTTCACACGTAATAACTGTATGCCCACTAATTTTCAGAGTAATTCAGAGCTTCGCTGTTCAAAATACATCCAATTGTATAATAATCCAATTGTTGTAGGTACAAATCATGTTGATTGCAGAACTTGTCTGCTGCAAGTTTAGGTTTTTTTGTGTGGAACATATGTGGATTTTAAATTTTGCGTGTTTTGAAAagcgatttcaaattttatcgTTAATAATAGCACAAAACTGTATTTATCTTTTGTGGAACCTATGtggattttaaattttgtgtggcTTAACCGGTAATTTATACGTTTAGCATTAATAATTCCACAAAtatgtgtttttcttttatGGAACATATGTGGATTTCAAATATTGCGTTTATTAAATTGTGATTTATACTTTTAGTGTTAATAATACCACAAAAGCATGTTTATCCGATGTGGAACGTGTGTGGATTTTTaattttgcgtgttttaattAGTGATTTATACTTGTAGAGTGATCAATACCACAAAAATGTGTTTATCCGATGTGGAACGTATGTGGATTTTATAcgaatttccaaattttgaatGTGTTTGCATTTCTTCATGTTTGCTAGAAACGTAACACGAGTAACCACCAACACTGACTCAACGAACTGCCAAGTATGCACTTTTCACTTAACGAACAGTGACAATCGTGTGCATTTGCGTGCCAGGTAAATGCGTTGTGTGCCCGGGTATGATGCTTGTGCAAATTTCACTATTGTTTAATGCGCTTTGTTTaaactaaatacaaatatatttatggtattcatatatatagtatactcgTACACATAGTATGTATGCCAatctacatacttatacatagtATGCATGTATGCAGTTACAACTAACTAATGAATTACTACAGGACTCTGCTGAACACATACGCCTACCATAGGCGACGAGGCATCAGCACCGCCAGCACCGGAGCCGCTAGTGCCActgccaccgccaccgccgccgctaACATTGCCGCCAATGTTGCTCATGCTGCCACCAATGCTGCCGGACATGCTGGCGCTCATGAGGCTGCTACCGCCCATCAGCCCACCACCATTGCCGCCGGCACCAACACCAATTAAACTACTGTTGCTGCCGCCAAAGCCACCACCACCAACGCTGCCGCCACGCCGCTGATGTTGtgcgtgttgttgctgttgctgctgctgcaggtGGTGGTGTTGTAACGACATGTCGCCGACGGACATCATATGCTGCACCGGCATTGAGCTGTACATATGCGCAGCCGCTTGCGACtgttgatgctgctgctgctgttgtgcttgttgttgctgctgctgttgttgttggaacaGCAACGATGTGTAGGAGAGCGGTCCAGAGGCGCTACCAGCCGCACTGGCTGTTATGACGCTCGAATCGGTCATCATCAGATGCGAGGCGGCCGATGACAGCGGATGATGCACCAAATCGACGGGCAGTGAGGTGGGTGCATAGCTGTTATGATGCGTGggcggttgttgttgctgttgtgcattAGCgaggtgttgctgttgttgttgtgtttgttgtgcaGCATGTGGCGGCTTCTGTGGTGGTGCAATGAAT
This genomic interval carries:
- the LOC105219590 gene encoding cytoplasmic 60S subunit biogenesis factor ZNF622, with amino-acid sequence MSTYTCINCCVKFASAELQRDHYKTDWHRFNLKRRVAELPAVSAEEFQGRVLRMRQEKAIEEEESQMSFYCNACRKQFGNQKAHDNHLNSKKHKENLLRFEKEHTGESVEVSKKSVVQQKPHPALAAAAQGKGRFALQKQQQKEDEEDAYEDMDDDDEDYEVVDDEEESVQIDSDEWEQLPENPLSEKDCLFCTHVSEDMVENLKHMSIAHSFFIPDAEFCTDLEGLLNYLGEKVANYFICLWCNDRGKTFYTLDAVRKHMLDKGHCQMLHEGLALAEYAEYYDYSSSYPDHQEGMDVDEEVVPDLLDGDEYQLVLPSGAVIGHRSLLRYYKQRLNPHRALVPKKSDRRLHKVLSEYRALGWSNMQQQAAARKARDLHVMKRVQAKWQMKLGCRANKFQKHYRAQVMF